A genomic segment from Eremothecium gossypii ATCC 10895 chromosome III, complete sequence encodes:
- the HTS1 gene encoding histidine--tRNA ligase (Syntenic homolog of Saccharomyces cerevisiae YPR033C (HTS1)) has product MRNLPRINLKSTFTTFSRIMSQQKEVSAGVMASSGAKKENVKKSKLQVSLKTPKGTKDWADKDMVIREAIFQRLSGMFRRHGGVTIDTPVFELREILAGKYGEDSKLIYDLKDQGGELCSLRYDLTVPFARFVAMNNIQNIKRYHIAKVYRRDQPAMTKGRMREFYQCDFDIAGSYESMVPDAECLSILVEGLTGLGIQDFKIKLNHRKILDGIFEIAGVKEEDVRKISSAVDKLDKSPWEVVRKEITVEKGQSEATADKIGEYVKLSGSLEEVYEKLAADAAVTSNEKAKQGLEEMATLTKYTRAFGINEFISFDLSLARGLDYYTGVIYEAVTGASAPPSNAQELKAKAKDAEDASEYVGVGSIAAGGRYDNLVGMFAEASGKKSVSIPCVGLSFGVERIFSLIKQRSERASSIRPTSTQVFVMAFGGGKDWTGYLPERMQVTKQLWDAGIDTEYVYKSKANPRRQFEAAEKSGCPLAVILGKEEYLEGKLRVKRLGPEFADDDGELIDAADVVKVVKNKLAEIRVDGMDEVERLLRSL; this is encoded by the coding sequence ATGCGTAATTTGCCTAGAATCAACTTAAAATCAACTTTTACAACATTCAGTCGGATAATGTCACAGCAAAAGGAAGTTTCCGCAGGCGTTATGGCTTCTAGTGGGGCCAAGAAAGAAAACGTCAAGAAGAGTAAGCTGCAGGTGTCGCTGAAAACTCCGAAGGGCACCAAGGACTGGGCGGACAAAGATATGGTGATCCGTGAAGCTATTTTCCAGCGCCTTTCAGGGATGTTCCGGCGCCACGGCGGTGTCACCATCGATACGCCTGTGTTCGAGCTGCGGGAGATCCTGGCCGGCAAATACGGCGAGGATTCGAAGCTGATATACGACCTGAAGGATCAGGGCGGAGAACTGTGCTCGCTGCGCTACGATCTGACTGTGCCGTTTGCGCGGTTTGTGGCCATGAACAACATCCAAAACATCAAGCGCTACCACATTGCCAAGGTCTACCGGCGGGACCAGCCAGCAATGACAAAGGGACGGATGCGGGAGTTCTACCAGTGCGACTTTGACATTGCGGGCTCCTACGAGTCCATGGTTCCGGACGCCGAGTGTCTGTCGATTTTGGTCGAAGGTCTAACTGGGCTGGGCATCCAGGACTTCAAGATAAAGTTGAACCACCGCAAGATCCTTGATGGTATTTTTGAAATTGCTGGTGTGAAGGAAGAGGACGTCCGGAAGATTTCTTCAGCGGTGGACAAGCTGGACAAGTCTCCATGGGAAGTTGTTCGGAAGGAAATAACCGTTGAGAAAGGGCAATCCGAAGCTACCGCAGACAAAATTGGTGAGTATGTCAAACTCAGCGGCTCGCTAGAGGAAGTGTACGAGAAGTTGGCCGCTGACGCTGCGGTTACGTCCAACGAGAAGGCAAAACAGGGTTTGGAGGAAATGGCTACGTTGACAAAGTACACGAGAGCATTTGGCATCAATGAGTTCATCTCTTTTGATCTCTCCCTAGCAAGAGGGCTTGACTACTACACCGGTGTCATTTACGAGGCGGTGACTGGCGCTTCTGCTCCTCCTTCGAACGCCCAAGAATTGAAGGCGAAGGCTAAGGATGCCGAAGATGCCTCCGAATACGTTGGTGTCGGCTCCATTGCCGCCGGTGGCCGTTACGACAACCTTGTCGGCATGTTTGCAGAGGCCTCTGGCAAGAAGTCCGTTTCCATTCCTTGCGTCGGGTTGTCTTTTGGTGTTGAGAGAATTTTCTCTCTGATCAAGCAGCGTTCTGAAAGAGCCTCCTCTATCAGACCCACAAGTACTCAGGTCTTCGTCATGGCCTTCGGAGGAGGGAAGGACTGGACTGGCTACTTGCCTGAAAGAATGCAGGTGACAAAACAACTCTGGGATGCTGGCATTGACACCGAATACGTTTACAAGTCAAAGGCCAACCCCAGAAGACAGTTTGAGGCCGCAGAAAAGTCTGGCTGCCCACTGGCAGTGATTCTAGGCAAGGAGGAGTATTTGGAGGGCAAATTACGTGTCAAGCGGTTGGGCCCCGAATTTGCGGACGACGACGGCGAGCTGATTGACGCTGCGGACGTCGTTAAAGTCGTCAAGAACAAGCTAGCCGAAATCCGGGTCGATGGTATGGACGAGGTTGAACGTCTATTACGGAGTTTGTGA
- the AIM24 gene encoding Aim24p (Syntenic homolog of Saccharomyces cerevisiae YJR080C (AIM24)) has protein sequence MSSVSRRYISLVKPGSSSVPPIARLLAPNAAAKALFPSEDLGSTQFELLGESGTLARAAVPAGTSLYVRRGCMVSLYNRSGLRDIAMSHQWLQPAARMLRYRSLKASIYYRLSSPAHLNCLLAPNFMSQQLWRARPVAGRTLCPLTLDGTSDWFVFGRDAVVAYESNSSLVIQEGPFRWPLRRAHPLGSKLQLAQGRGSLLLSGYGTVYRVDLKDAADELILQRRHLLAINGAAPADIHACATPYDMLPPARAARVVPPLVSLSADRRVHVEWSNLCRWFSAQASHARSLAQRLYARYLHGPSDFVKIRGPRTLMVQSMYSGSAPLPSVPARAAPQPLYTTDMDSLPELKVSDAKNYLSYASVGPDGNVSFRSTPDFKDSVKQIELAKNRR, from the coding sequence ATGTCTAGCGTTTCTAGGAGATATATATCGCTTGTGAAGCCTGGGTCGTCGAGCGTTCCGCCCattgcgcgcctgctggcGCCTAATGCAGCAGCGAAGGCGCTGTTCCCGTCGGAGGATCTCGGCAGCACGCAGTTCGAGCTGCTGGGCGAGTCCGGGACActggcgcgggcggccgTGCCGGCCGGGACGTCGCTCTACGTGCGGCGCGGCTGCATGGTGTCGCTGTACAACCGGTCCGGGCTGCGCGACATCGCGATGTCGCACCAGTGGCTCCAGCCCGCGGCGCGGATGCTCCGGTACCGCTCGCTGAAGGCGTCGATCTACTACCGGTTGTCGAGCCCCGCGCACCTCAACTGTCTGCTGGCGCCCAACTTCAtgtcgcagcagctgtggcgggcgcggccCGTCGCGGGCCGCACGCTCTGCCCGCTGACACTCGACGGTACGTCCGACTGGTTCGTCTTCGGCCGAGACGCCGTCGTGGCCTACGAGTCCAACTCGTCGCTCGTCATACAGGAAGGCCCGTTCCGGTGGCCCTTGCGGCGCGCCCACCCGCTGGGCTCcaagctgcagctggcgcagggCCGCGGCAGCCTGCTACTTAGCGGCTACGGCACCGTGTACCGCGTCGACCTCAAGGACGCGGCGGACGAGCTCATCCTGCAGCGCCGGCACCTGCTGGCGATCAAcggcgcggcgccagcAGACATCCACGCCTGCGCCACGCCATACGACATGCTtccgccggcgcgcgcggcccgcGTGGTCCCACCACTCGTGTCGCTCAGCGCGGATCGCCGAGTGCACGTGGAGTGGTCCAACCTCTGCCGCTGGTTCTCCGCACAAGCCTCGCACGCCCGCAGCCTGGCGcagcgcctatacgccCGCTACCTCCACGGGCCTTCCGACTTCGTCAAGATTCGGGGGCCCCGCACGCTCATGGTCCAGAGTATGTACAGCGGTAGCGCTCCTCTTCCCAGCGTGCCAgcccgcgctgcgcccCAGCCACTCTACACCACAGATATGGACTCGCTGCCTGAGCTGAAGGTTTCAGACGCGAAGAACTACCTCAGCTATGCGTCGGTCGGGCCAGACGGCAATGTTTCGTTCCGCAGCACCCCTGACTTCAAGGATTCCGTGAAGCAAATCGAATTGGCCAAGAACAGGAGGTAA
- the GLN1 gene encoding glutamate--ammonia ligase (Syntenic homolog of Saccharomyces cerevisiae YPR035W (GLN1)), producing the protein MSELVEKTSTLLKYLDLDQRGAVIAEYIWVDSAGHLRSKGRTLQRRVESVDELPEWNFDGSSTGQAPGHDSDVYLKPVAFYPDPFRRGDNIIVLAECWNNDGTPNKYNHRHEAAKLFEAHRAADIWFGLEQEYTLFDHNDNVYGWPKGGFPAPQGPYYCGVGAGKVYARDVVEAHYRACLYAGLRISGINAEVMPSQWEFQVGPCTGITMGDELWVGRYLLHRVAEEFGVKVSFHPKPLKGDWNGAGCHTNVSTREMRQPGGMRYIEEAIDKLSKRHKEHIKLYGSDNELRLTGRHETASMATFSSGVANRGASIRIPRSVSKEGFGYFEDRRPASNIDPYLVTGIICETICGAIENADMSKEFERESS; encoded by the coding sequence ATGAGCGAGCTAGTAGAGAAGACATCGACGTTGCTGAAATACCTCGATTTGGACCAGCGCGGGGCGGTGATCGCGGAGTACATCTGGGTCGACTCGGCCGGGCACTTGCGGTCGAAGGGGCGCACGTTGCAGCGGCGCGTGGAGAGCGTGGACGAGTTGCCGGAGTGGAACTTCGACGGGTCGTCGACGGGGCAGGCGCCTGGGCACGACTCGGACGTGTACTTGAAGCCGGTGGCCTTCTACCCGGACCCGTTCCGGCGCGGGGACAACATCATCGTGTTGGCGGAGTGCTGGAACAACGACGGCACGCCGAACAAGTACAACCACCGGCACGAGGCGGCGAAGCTCTTTGAGGCGCACAGGGCGGCGGACATCTGGTTTGGGCTCGAGCAGGAGTACACGTTGTTCGACCACAACGACAACGTGTACGGGTGGCCCAAGGGCGGCTTCCCCGCGCCGCAGGGCCCCTACTACTGCGGCGTGGGCGCGGGCAAGGTGTACGCGCGCGACGTGGTCGAGGCGCACTACCGCGCGTGCCTCTACGCGGGCCTTCGCATCTCGGGCATCAACGCCGAGGTGATGCCCTCGCAGTGGGAGTTCCAGGTCGGGCCGTGCACGGGCATCACCATGGGCGACGAGCTCTGGGTGGGGCGCTACTTGCTCCACCGCGTCGCCGAGGAGTTCGGCGTGAAGGTCTCCTTCCACCCCAAGCCCTTGAAGGGCGATTGGAACGGCGCGGGCTGCCACACCAACGTGTCCACGAGGGAGATGCGCCAGCCCGGCGGCATGCGCTACATCGAGGAGGCCATCGACAAGTTGTCCAAGCGCCACAAGGAGCACATCAAGCTCTACGGCTCCGACAACGAGCTCCGCCTCACCGGCCGCCACGAGACCGCCTCCATGGCCACCTTCTCGTCCGGCGTGGCCAACCGCGGCGCGTCCATCCGCATTCCGCGCTCCGTCAGCAAGGAGGGCTTCGGCTACTTCGAGGATCGCCGGCCCGCCTCCAACATCGACCCTTACTTGGTTACCGGCATAATATGCGAGACCATCTGCGGTGCCATTGAGAATGCAGATATGTCCAAGGAGTTCGAGCGTGAATCTTCTTGA
- a CDS encoding uncharacterized protein (Syntenic homolog of Saccharomyces cerevisiae YJR084W (CSN12)) encodes MIQAVTSCFQFKRCTTHLLEFIAADKPMVGDALADPSDEKLAHFVRTTAALKIEYRCAQGPSPRVFELALAQLRALNRIAEWESGWVVYPLYTCARQLVQMAAALDARTERAAEAAQCGDLATEDHLTQCGRAVHMSLNLCLKDRDPAASNKRHGAYYFALLLFRTYARLGAHSLVTNMVKVLESRAQDLPPVERAFGERRALTVTYCYYLGRYHACRRADYEKGFRWLNTALLTCHRDHTRHHQLILTYLVPVAFLARRWYPKHHVIAAWPPPQDPAAIHYAALVAALRSGDLGLYDRELVRMQLPLLRRGLYLPLSHLRPYILLRLVKAVWRLSGGSSQLPIRIIAAALAYSTSATPDAGGERLLDHTECLLANLIARGYVKGYLSHGNRVLVVSRTEPFPRLVRSETAA; translated from the coding sequence ATGATACAGGCCGTAACTTCCTGCTTCCAGTTCAAACGCTGCACGACGCATCTGCTGGAGTTCATTGCAGCGGACAAGCCCATGGTGGGCGACGCACTCGCGGATCCATCAGATGAGAAGCTGGCGCACTTCGTGCGCACAACCGCGGCACTGAAGATCGAGTATCGCTGCGCGCAGGGCCCGTCGCCGAGGGTGTTTGAATTGGCGCTGGCACAGCTGCGGGCGCTCAACCGCATTGCGGAGTGGGAGTCCGGCTGGGTCGTGTACCCGCTGTACACGTGCGCGCGGCAGCTGGTGCAGATGGCGGCCGCCCTGGACGCGCGCACGGAGCGCGCCGCCGAGGCCGCTCAGTGTGGTGACCTCGCGACGGAGGACCACCTGACGCAGTGCGGCCGCGCCGTGCACATGTCGCTGAATCTGTGCCTCAAGGACCGCGACCCGGCAGCGTCCAACAAGCGGCACGGCGCCTATTACttcgcgctgctgctcttCCGCACCTACGCGCGCCTCGGCGCGCACAGCCTTGTGACCAACATGGTCAAGGTGCTGGAGTCGCGCGCCCAGGACCTGCCGCCGGTGGAGCGCGCCTTCGGCgagcgccgcgcgctcACCGTCACGTACTGCTACTACCTCGGCCGCTACCATGCCTGTCGCCGCGCCGACTACGAGAAGGGCTTCCGCTGGCTCAACACCGCGCTGCTCACGTGCCACCGCGACCACACGCGCCACCACCAGCTCATCCTGACCTACCTGGTGCCGGTGGCCTTCCTGGCGCGCCGCTGGTACCCCAAGCATCACGTGATCGCCGCCTGGCCGCCGCCCCAGGACCCCGCGGCGATCCACTACGCCGCCCTGGTCGCTGCGCTGCGCTCTGGCGACCTCGGGCTGTACGACCGCGAGCTCGTGCGCAtgcagctgccgctgctgagACGTGGGCTGTACCTACCGCTAAGCCATCTGCGCCCGTACATACTGCTGCGGCTGGTCAAGGCCGTTTGGCGCCTGTCCGGGGGCTCATCACAGCTCCCGATCCGCATTATCGCTGCGGCGCTGGCATACTCAACGTCAGCCACGCCGGACGCTGGGGGCGAGCGCCTACTGGATCATACGGAGTGCCTTCTGGCCAATCTCATCGCGAGGGGCTATGTGAAGGGATATTTGTCACACGGGAACCGGGTACTTGTCGTAAGCAGGACAGAACCATTCCCTAGACTCGTGCGTAGCGAAACCGCGGCATGA
- the ARP7 gene encoding Arp7p (Syntenic homolog of Saccharomyces cerevisiae YPR034W (ARP7)) translates to MALEKAVVLHFGKHSTVAGFSNRDLPQCMLPSAYLMPDGGEPVYGLYELMQAKEHDIYTLFDNRGVPTDWEMLERFCRWIYATQLRVGPEELPVCITVPPDLSATVRSQFHELVLCKLRAPVLQLISEPLAVTLSLGRSTALVVDVGASKVTVTPIVDGSVVKTGILRSRYAGDFLDFQLMKALDDRPDGTSLYHWQQSRTWMRDFKNTMLQVSLMRLSEVEKQLQKQSISFIPIPLEGRKHFLFKRQKTVTWDLKQCYRIPESLFDPSSVSPEFDSADGLSDLVGKAIKKCAASITSSNGSAAQPAAAGLPSATPEQIHAALLTNVVIIGGTSLLQGLEQRLVNDLSLQFPQYKLSTYATPAHVDRQLQSWQGGVNMCHLPDWKLGSWVTKQEYLESLDK, encoded by the coding sequence ATGGCGCTAGAGAAGGCAGTAGTGCTGCACTTTGGAAAGCACTCGACCGTGGCGGGGTTCAGCAACCGGGACCTGCCGCAGTGCATGCTGCCGTCGGCGTACCTGATGCCGGACGGCGGGGAGCCCGTGTACGGGCTGTACGAGCTGATGCAGGCGAAGGAACACGACATATACACGCTCTTCGACAACCGCGGGGTGCCCACGGACTGGGAAATGCTGGAGCGGTTCTGCCGGTGGATATACGCGACGCAGCTGCGCGTGGGCCCGGAGGAGCTGCCGGTGTGCATCACGGTGCCCCCGGACCTGTCGGCGACGGTGCGCAGCCAGTTCCACGAGCTGGTGCTGTGCaagctgcgcgcgccggtGCTGCAGCTGATCAGCGAGCCGCTCGCGGTGACGCTGTCGCTGGGGCGCAGCACGGCGCTGGTGGTGGACGTGGGCGCGTCGAAGGTGACGGTGACGCCCATCGTGGACGGCAGCGTGGTCAAGACCGGGATCCTGCGCTCGCGCTACGCGGGCGACTTCCTGGACTTCCAGCTGATGAAGGCGCTGGACGACCGGCCGGACGGCACGTCGCTGTACCACTGGCAGCAGTCGCGCACGTGGATGCGCGACTTCAAGAACACGATGCTGCAGGTGTCGCTGATGCGGCTCAGCGAGGTCGAgaagcagctgcagaagcagTCCATCAGCTTCATCCCCATCCCGCTCGAGGGCCGCAAGCACTTCCTGTTCAAGCGGCAGAAGACCGTCACGTGGGACCTCAAGCAGTGCTACCGCATCCCCGAGTCGCTGTTCGACCCCAGTTCCGTGTCGCCCGAGTTCGACAGCGCGGACGGCCTGTCGGACCTCGTCGGCAAGGCCATCAAGAAGTGCGCCGCCAGCATCACCTCCAGCAACGGCTCCGCCGCgcagcccgccgccgccggcctgCCCTCCGCGACCCCCGAGCAGATccacgccgcgctgctgacCAACGTCGTCATCATCGGCGGGACCTCCCTGCTCCAGGGCCTGGAGCAGCGCCTCGTCAACGACCTCAGCCTGCAGTTCCCGCAGTACAAGCTCTCTACCTACGCCACGCCCGCCCACGTcgaccgccagctgcagagcTGGCAGGGCGGCGTCAACATGTGCCACCTCCCGGACTGGAAGCTCGGCTCCTGGGTCACCAAGCAGGAGTACCTGGAGTCCCTCGACAAGTAG
- a CDS encoding DsbA family protein (NOHBY329; No homolog in Saccharomyces cerevisiae; Syntenic homolog of unannotated Saccharomyces kluyveri gene), with the protein MTPPARFAASHALAPAAPARDTVELYLDYCCPFSRRLFLAWHDALFPRARADSRFQIVFNHVIQPWHPASQYMHEAALAVARLDPAAFLPFSRELFLHQDRWFDTRTADKSRHAVYRELADFARDAAGLPADAVYDLLAVRGNDGNAVVRDLKHYVRYHRQNGVHVTPSVAVNGVLAPAIDSATPPDAAWEQLVALSE; encoded by the coding sequence ATGACGCCCCCCGCCCGCTTCGCCGCCTCCCACGCGCTggcgcccgccgcgcccgcccgcgACACCGTCGAGCTCTACCTGGACTACTGCTGCCCCTTCTCGCGCCGCCTCTTCCTCGCCTGGCACGACGCCCTTTTCccccgcgcgcgcgccgaCTCGCGCTTCCAGATCGTCTTCAACCACGTCATCCAGCCCTGGCACCCCGCCTCCCAGTACATGCACGAGGCCGCCCTCGCCGTCGCCCGCCTCGACCCCGCCGCCTTCCTGCCCTTCTCGCGCGAGCTCTTCCTCCACCAGGACCGCTGGTTCGACACGCGCACCGCCGACAAGTCGCGCCACGCCGTGTACCGCGAGCTCGCGGACTTCGCGCGCGACGCCGCCGGCCTCCCAGCTGACGCCGTCTACGACCTGCTCGCCGTCCGCGGCAACGACGGCAACGCCGTCGTGCGCGACCTCAAGCACTACGTGCGCTACCACCGCCAGAACGGCGTCCACGTGACGCCCTCCGTCGCGGTCAACGGCGTGCTCGCCCCCGCGATTGACTCTGCCACGCCCCCGGACGCGGCATGGGAGCAGCTTGTCGCACTCAGTGAATAG
- the EAF6 gene encoding Eaf6p (Syntenic homolog of Saccharomyces cerevisiae YJR082C (EAF6)), translating to MEKQRKEYEELKQKLKQALHEKKVQEQEWDQIQQEIFDKETEYLSGNASSKYGTIVKGFDGFGKHASQDSHHFQDQDRIFSLSSALFVKQQEGVQDEE from the coding sequence ATGGAGAAACAGAGGAAGGAGTACGAGGAGCTGAAGCAGAAGCTGAAGCAGGCCCTGCACGAGAAGAAGgtgcaggagcaggagTGGGACCAGATACAGCAGGAGATCTTCGACAAGGAGACCGAGTACCTGTCCGGCAACGCGTCGAGCAAGTACGGCACGATCGTGAAGGGGTTCGACGGGTTCGGCAAGCACGCGTCGCAGGACAGCCACCACTTCCAGGACCAGGACCGCATCTTCTCGCTCAGCAGCGCGCTGTTCGTCAAGCAGCAGGAGGGCGTGCAGGACGAGGAGTAG
- the VMA13 gene encoding H(+)-transporting V1 sector ATPase subunit H (Syntenic homolog of Saccharomyces cerevisiae YPR036W (VMA13)): MAVAQGVQKILLDSTHFNDIRNTISSRHVAWDALVRSAELSEFDAGIAKKLESTLLKHARGGALDLPLEQGVQALVHLLATSNNLDAKRAVLNLLSELFTSDKYVHEVLRYFKKGPELVRKLYESTLTDSAADDQFVLLSCFNVVSLLIQEGLQSEELVEALVSNPNYLRVLTNLERMELAYVCIRLLQELVAVKRYRRLVWKHSAKFVPVIFQIIDWALDGRSSTRVVPTNSNNLGIQAQYYALLTLWLLSFEPQIAADLSHTYLSELLKLFKLVKVTIKEKVTRLSIAILLNCVAAQVKGRKATIKNLLLLGSGLPILQQLSERKYSDDELREDLSQLHGILESEYHELTSLDEYVAELDSKLLVWSPPHTDNTFWSENAHKFKEENWKLFKQLINVLKELSTSHDSSDNVALQVVLNDITHIVELQPECVDILGKLNAKVIIMELLNHPNSKVKYEALKTTQAFVANTFK, from the coding sequence ATGGCCGTGGCTCAGGGGGTTCAAAAGATTCTGCTTGATAGCACGCACTTCAACGATATCCGCAATACGATCAGCTCGAGGCATGTGGCGTGGGACGCGCTGGTGCGGTCGGCCGAGCTGAGCGAGTTTGACGCGGGGATTGCCAAGAAGCTCGAGTCGACGTTGTTGAAAcacgcgcgcggcggcgcgctggaTCTGCCGCTGGAACAGGGCGtgcaggcgctggtgcACCTGCTGGCGACGTCGAACAACCTGGATGCGAAGCGGGCGGTGCTGAACCTGCTGTCGGAGCTGTTCACGAGCGACAAGTACGTGCACGAGGTGCTGCGGTACTTCAAGAAGGGCCCGGAGCTTGTGCGCAAGCTGTACGAGTCGACACTGACGGACAGCGCGGCGGACGACCAGTTCGTGCTGCTGTCGTGCTTCAACGTTGTCTCGCTGCTGATCCAGGAGGGGCTGCAGAGCGaggagctggtggaggcgCTGGTGTCGAACCCCAACTACCTGCGGGTTCTGACTAATCTGGAGCGCATGGAGCTGGCATACGTGTGCATTCGCttgctgcaggagctggtGGCCGTGAAGCGGTACCGGAGGCTGGTGTGGAAGCACAGCGCCAAGTTTGTGCCGGTAATATTCCAGATCATCGACTGGGCGCTGGACGGGAGGTCTTCCACGCGGGTAGTCCCCACGAACAGCAACAACCTTGGCATCCAGGCACAGTACTACGCGCTGCTGACACTTTGGCTCCTCAGCTTTGAGCCGCAAATTGCCGCCGACCTGTCCCACACGTATCTGTCGGAGCTTCTCAAGCTGTTCAAGCTGGTGAAGGTCACAATCAAGGAAAAGGTTACCCGCTTGTCCATTGCCATTCTTCTGAACTGCGTCGCCGCGCAGGTCAAGGGCCGCAAGGCCACCATAAAAAACCTGCTGTTGCTGGGCTCCGGCTTGCCTATACTCCAGCAACTGAGCGAGCGCAAATACAGCGACGACGAATTGCGCGAGGATCTGTCCCAACTACACGGTATCCTCGAATCGGAGTACCATGAGTTGACGTCCTTGGATGAGTACGTTGCGGAACTGGACTCCAAGCTGTTGGTATGGTCGCCACCCCACACCGACAACACGTTCTGGTCGGAGAACGCGCACAAGTTCAAGGAGGAGAACTGGAAGCTGTTCAAGCAGCTGATAAACGTGTTGAAGGAGCTCAGCACATCGCACGATAGCAGCGACAACGTCGCACTGCAGGTAGTCCTCAACGACATCACCCACATCGTGGAGCTACAGCCCGAGTGCGTGGATATCCTTGGAAAGCTCAATGCGAAGGTCATAATCATGGAATTGCTAAACCACCCCAACTCCAAGGTGAAGTACGAGGCGCTAAAGACCACGCAGGCATTCGTGGCTAACACGTTCAAGTGA
- the ACF4 gene encoding Acf4p (Syntenic homolog of Saccharomyces cerevisiae YJR083C (ACF4); Newly annotated start codon): MIASGVSDVGTDKGKEPDRKTDDAPDSLRYQISAKERHIAELEFQLQQARKELRELQTRASGKKEGTPAANEFTRLLHKKMQEVNQSPAVRRSKESIENFLQEVQSGSGPFVGGAALKTRLQSLKPGGASEHSLRGSTAETAGAAGFFGMLKGKLQELALDEEEESEFDREMNNSETFYLKDKLDYDSEEEVLSEEVDNNFTGNKYPQKLTNKHT; the protein is encoded by the coding sequence ATGATAGCATCCGGGGTTTCCGACGTGGGCACGGATAAGGGCAAGGAGCCGGACAGAAAGACAGACGATGCACCCGACAGCTTGCGGTACCAGATCTCGGCGAAGGAGCGGCACATCGCAGAGCTGGAATTCCAGCTGCAGCAAGCGCGGAAGGAGCTGCGGGAACTGCAGACGAGGGCATCCGGTAAGAAAGAGGGCACGCCGGCGGCCAATGAGTTCACGAGGCTGCTGCACAAGAAGATGCAGGAGGTAAACCAGAGCCCAGCGGTGCGGCGGAGCAAGGAGTCCATCGAGAACTTCCTGCAGGAGGTGCAGAGCGGCTCGGGCCCCTTcgtgggcggcgcggcgctgAAGACGCGGCTGCAGTCCCTGAAGCCGGGCGGGGCGTCCGAGCATTCGCTGCGCGGATCTACGGCGGAGACCGCAGGGGCAGCGGGCTTCTTCGGGATGCTGAAGGGGAAGCTGCAGGAACTAGCgctggacgaggaggaggagagCGAGTTTGACCGGGAGATGAACAACTCTGAGACTTTCTATCTAAAGGACAAGCTGGACTACGACTCCGAAGAGGAAGTGCTATCAGAGGAAGTCGACAACAACTTCACCGGCAACAAGTACCCGCAAAAGTTGACCAACAAGCATACGTAG